The following proteins are co-located in the Panthera tigris isolate Pti1 chromosome F2, P.tigris_Pti1_mat1.1, whole genome shotgun sequence genome:
- the BPNT2 gene encoding Golgi-resident adenosine 3',5'-bisphosphate 3'-phosphatase — protein MAPMGIRLSPLGVAVFCLLGLGVLYHLYSGFLAGRFSLFGLGGEPGGGAAAGPAAAADGGTVDLREMLAVSVLAAVRGGDEVRRVRESNVLHEKSKGKTREGAEDKMTSGDVLSNRKMFYLLKTAFPNVQINTEEHVDAADQEVIIWDRKIPEDILKEIATPKEVPAESVTVWIDPLDATQEYTEDLRKYVTTMVCVAVNGKPVLGVIHKPFSEYTAWAMVDGGSNVKARTSYNERTPRIVVSRSHSGMVKQVALQTFGNQTTIIPAGGAGYKVLALLDVPDKSQEKADLYIHVTYIKKWDICAGNAILKALGGHMTTLSGEEISYTGSDGIEGGLLASIRMNHQALVRKLPDLEKTGHK, from the exons ATGGCCCCCATGGGCATCCGCCTGTCCCCGTTGGGGGTGGCCGTGTTCTGCCTGCTAGGGCTCGGCGTGCTCTACCACCTCTACTCGGGCTTTCTGGCCGGCCGCTTCAGCCTCTTCGGCCTGGGCGGCGAGCCGGGCGGCGGCGCGGCCGCAGGGCCCGCGGCCGCGGCCGACGGGGGCACCGTGGACCTGCGCGAGATGCTGGCCGTGTCGGTGCTGGCGGCGGTTCGCGGCGGCGATGAAGTCAGGCGAGTCCGCGAGAGCAACGTCCTCCACGAGAAGTCCAAGGGGAAGACGCGCGAGGGGGCCGAGGACAAGATGACCAGCGGGGACGTGCTGTCCAACCGCAAGATGTTCTACTTGCTCAAGACCGCCTTCCCTAACGTGCAG ATAAATACTGAGGAACATGTAGATGCAGCTGATCAGGAGGTTATCATATGGGACCGTAAGATTCCTGAGGACATCCTGAAGGAAATCGCCACCCCTAAGGAGGTACCAGCAGAAAGCGTTACTGTCTGGATCGATCCACTGGATGCTACGCAGGAATATACAG aggATCTTCGAAAGTATGTCACTACTATGGTGTGTGTGGCTGTGAACGGTAAACCTGTGCTAGGAGTAATACATAAGCCATTTTCTGAATACACAG CTTGGGCCATGGTAGATGGTGGGTCCAACGTGAAAGCCCGCACTTCCTACAACGAGAGGACCCCGAGGATCGTTGTGTCACGCTCCCATTCAGGAATGGTCAAGCAGGTTGCTCTTCAGACTTTTGGAAACCAGACCACCATTATCCCAGCTGGTGGTGCCG GTTATAAAGTCTTAGCACTCTTGGATGTACCCGATAAGAGTCAAGAAAAAGCTGATCTGTATATCCATGTGACATACATCAAAAAATGGGATATATGTGCTGGCAACGCCATCTTAAAAGCCCTTGGGGGGCATATGACTACCCTGAGCGGTGAAGAAATCAGTTACACTGGGTCCGACGGCATTGAAGGAGGGCTCCTTGCCAGCATCAGAATGAACCACCAAGCCCTGGTCAGAAAACTGCCAGATCTAGAGAAGACAGGACATAAATAA